A single region of the Pararhodospirillum photometricum DSM 122 genome encodes:
- the prpB gene encoding methylisocitrate lyase, with protein sequence MLHARTSVQDRRRRLRAGLASGNLLRLPGAFSPLVAREIEAQGFEGVYISGAVLAADLGLPDIGLTTLTEVAQRGHQIARVTNLPALIDADTGFGEPMNAARCVQVLEDLGLAGCHLEDQVNPKRCGHLDNKAVVPTSEMVRRLKAAVSARRDPDFVLCARTDARALEGLDGAIARAQAYVDAGADLIFAEALADEREIEAFRRAVSAPLLINMTEFGKSRLLPADTLRNLGVNVVIYPVTTLRLAMGAVTAGLATVKAAGTQESLLDAMQHRKDLYRLLAYEEYGVFDENVFNFKV encoded by the coding sequence ATGCTGCACGCGCGCACGTCTGTTCAAGACCGGCGCCGGCGTCTGCGGGCCGGCCTTGCCTCCGGAAACCTGCTGCGCCTGCCCGGGGCCTTCTCGCCCCTGGTGGCCCGAGAGATCGAGGCCCAGGGGTTCGAGGGAGTGTACATCTCGGGGGCGGTGTTGGCCGCTGACCTTGGTCTCCCCGACATCGGCCTCACCACCTTGACCGAAGTCGCCCAGCGCGGCCACCAGATCGCCCGGGTGACCAACCTCCCGGCCCTGATCGACGCCGACACCGGCTTCGGCGAGCCGATGAACGCGGCGCGCTGCGTTCAGGTGCTAGAGGACCTGGGGCTGGCCGGCTGCCACCTGGAAGATCAGGTCAACCCCAAGCGCTGCGGCCATCTTGATAACAAGGCCGTGGTCCCGACCAGCGAGATGGTGCGCCGCCTCAAGGCCGCCGTCTCGGCCCGGCGCGATCCCGACTTCGTGCTGTGCGCCCGCACCGATGCCCGCGCGCTGGAGGGGCTAGACGGCGCCATCGCCCGCGCCCAGGCCTACGTGGATGCCGGCGCCGACCTGATTTTTGCCGAGGCTCTCGCCGACGAACGCGAGATCGAGGCGTTCCGTCGTGCCGTGTCGGCGCCGTTGCTCATCAACATGACCGAGTTCGGCAAGTCCCGGCTGCTGCCGGCCGACACCCTGCGCAACCTCGGGGTCAATGTGGTGATCTACCCGGTCACCACTTTGCGCCTCGCCATGGGCGCCGTCACCGCTGGTCTCGCCACCGTGAAGGCGGCGGGAACCCAAGAGAGCTTGCTCGACGCCATGCAGCACCGCAAGGACCTCTACCGGCTCCTGGCCTACGAGGAATATGGCGTCTTTGACGAGAATGTTTTCAATTTCAAGGTGTAG
- a CDS encoding bifunctional 2-methylcitrate synthase/citrate synthase — MTAHLPEIRKGLAGVVVDTTAISKVMEETNSLTYRGYPVQDLAASCSFEEVAFLIWHGELPNADELRRFMERERARRSLSRSQIALLSRLPDTCHPMDTLRTAVSLLGAEDPEAENPDPTLAHTKALDLLAKLPTVVALDLRRRRGEDPIPPNPRLGFAANFFHMCFGVVPEPEVLRCFEISLILYAEHSFNASTFTARVVTSTLSDMYSAVTAAIGALKGSLHGGANEAVMHMMLEVGDPGRADGWLRQALAEKRKIMGFGHRVYKHGDSRVPTMKQAFLAMAERRHGQKWVEISEALERAMLEEKGIHPNLDFPTGPAYYLMGFDIPLFTPIFVMSRITGWTAHIIEQAEANALIRPLSAYSGAAQRAVPAPALRLAG, encoded by the coding sequence ATGACGGCACACCTTCCCGAGATCCGAAAAGGACTGGCCGGCGTGGTGGTGGACACCACCGCGATCTCGAAAGTGATGGAGGAGACCAATTCCCTGACCTACCGGGGCTACCCGGTTCAGGATCTGGCCGCCAGTTGCTCGTTCGAGGAAGTCGCCTTCCTCATCTGGCACGGCGAACTGCCCAATGCCGATGAACTGCGGCGCTTTATGGAGCGCGAGCGGGCCCGCCGCAGCCTCAGCCGCAGCCAAATCGCCCTGCTGTCGCGCCTGCCCGACACCTGCCACCCCATGGACACCCTGCGCACGGCGGTCAGCCTGCTCGGCGCCGAGGACCCCGAGGCCGAAAACCCCGACCCAACCCTGGCCCACACCAAGGCCCTCGACCTCCTCGCCAAGCTGCCCACGGTGGTCGCGCTCGATCTGCGCCGGCGTCGGGGCGAAGATCCCATCCCCCCCAACCCCCGTCTCGGCTTCGCCGCCAACTTCTTTCATATGTGCTTCGGCGTGGTCCCCGAGCCCGAGGTGCTGCGGTGCTTTGAGATCTCGCTGATCCTCTACGCCGAGCACAGCTTCAACGCCTCGACCTTCACCGCCCGGGTTGTCACCTCCACCTTGTCGGATATGTACAGCGCCGTTACCGCCGCCATCGGCGCCCTCAAGGGCTCGCTCCACGGCGGGGCCAACGAGGCGGTCATGCACATGATGCTCGAAGTCGGCGACCCCGGCCGCGCCGACGGCTGGCTGCGCCAAGCCCTGGCCGAAAAGCGCAAGATCATGGGCTTCGGTCATCGGGTCTACAAGCACGGCGATTCCCGTGTTCCGACCATGAAGCAGGCCTTCCTCGCCATGGCCGAGCGCCGCCACGGCCAGAAGTGGGTGGAAATCAGCGAGGCCCTAGAGCGCGCTATGCTGGAGGAAAAGGGCATCCACCCCAACCTCGATTTCCCCACCGGCCCCGCCTACTACCTGATGGGCTTCGATATTCCCCTGTTCACGCCCATTTTCGTCATGAGCCGCATCACCGGGTGGACGGCCCACATCATCGAGCAGGCCGAGGCCAACGCCTTGATCCGGCCCTTGAGCGCCTATTCCGGCGCCGCGCAGCGGGCGGTTCCGGCGCCGGCTTTGCGGTTGGCGGGGTAG
- a CDS encoding tetratricopeptide repeat protein, giving the protein MAEARYEVFFSYASADRARAEVVVAALRGEGLRVWFDDGSIPTFADIPDRIKTGLAYSKVLVALYSKTYGTRRACDWELAAALIAAGREWQQRVLILNPEASADHLVPRRLTGARWSPLSDDPDALGVLVQKIKDSVCAIEAPLGRGAAPPKRWVGLPCNGGPQHFIGRHREIWAVHDGLAEGSVLLAPTTHGLAPRNGEAVVQGMGGIGKSLLAEEYARRFAAAWPGGVFWLRAGGGRAEDSQHGAGEARLDDAYRTVATALRLAVPKGDPDALHQAVVSALDHQAQPYLWVVDDLPYGLTADQAKAWFAPTRAGRTLMTTRDRGLGEIATPIDLGALSDTEAYTLLTLNAPPKNDQEEAWARSIVKELAGHALAVDVARHLVEKRGYRTVWEGIQKRDVAALHLAERLRLELPNGHDVSIANTLLSSLTLLSDEERDALRLAACGAPSLPLPLDFLAKVIAQTDGHKPNEDDAFVAADGAASHSLCEVADGMYQVHPLVCRTVLHAYTDARQSQLREAMVTALQKILPAVADIRSHSDLAPLIPHAQALTAAPKTEAEAGVLGWVGWFYSEAGLAGPARDAYHTVVETHRRLLGPEHPATLSSQNNLAETLRAQGDLAGARALQEEVLSVRRRVLGPEHPATLTSQNNLAGTLKAQGDPAGARALEEEVLSVRRRVLGPEHPDTLSSQNNLAXTLSAQGDHAGARXLQEEVLSVXRRVLGPEHPDTLRSQNNLASTLWAQGDHAGARALQEEVLSVRRRVLGPEHPDTLTSQNNLASTLKAQGDHAGARALQEEVLSVRRRVLGPEHPDTLNSQGILALIVAQMKELDLARAMLAEAVSGLRKVLGPQHPKTQAAEAVLARLQ; this is encoded by the coding sequence ATGGCTGAGGCAAGGTATGAAGTGTTTTTCAGCTACGCGAGCGCCGACCGGGCGAGGGCGGAAGTGGTGGTGGCGGCTCTGCGCGGCGAAGGGCTGCGGGTGTGGTTCGATGATGGCAGTATCCCCACCTTTGCGGACATCCCGGATCGGATCAAGACGGGGCTCGCTTACAGCAAGGTCTTGGTCGCCCTTTATTCCAAGACCTATGGCACCCGCCGTGCCTGCGATTGGGAGTTAGCCGCCGCTTTGATTGCGGCGGGTCGCGAGTGGCAGCAGCGGGTGCTGATCCTTAATCCCGAGGCCTCGGCCGACCATTTGGTGCCGCGTCGGTTGACTGGTGCACGGTGGTCGCCTTTATCGGACGATCCCGATGCGCTCGGCGTTTTGGTCCAGAAGATCAAGGACTCGGTTTGCGCAATCGAGGCGCCGTTGGGCAGGGGGGCGGCGCCCCCTAAACGGTGGGTTGGCTTACCCTGCAACGGTGGGCCTCAGCATTTTATCGGGCGGCATCGCGAGATTTGGGCGGTGCACGACGGGTTGGCCGAAGGCTCGGTGCTGCTGGCTCCCACCACCCATGGTTTGGCCCCGCGCAACGGCGAGGCCGTGGTTCAGGGAATGGGCGGCATCGGCAAGTCCTTGTTGGCCGAAGAATACGCCCGGCGCTTCGCCGCCGCGTGGCCGGGCGGTGTGTTTTGGCTGCGAGCCGGCGGCGGTCGCGCTGAAGATTCCCAACATGGCGCGGGAGAGGCCCGGCTGGACGACGCCTACCGCACCGTGGCCACGGCCCTCAGGCTTGCGGTTCCCAAAGGCGATCCCGATGCCCTGCATCAGGCAGTCGTTTCGGCGCTCGACCACCAAGCACAGCCCTATCTCTGGGTGGTGGATGATCTGCCCTATGGCCTGACGGCCGATCAAGCCAAGGCATGGTTCGCCCCGACAAGGGCGGGACGCACCTTGATGACCACCCGCGATCGCGGCCTCGGCGAAATTGCCACCCCAATCGACCTCGGCGCCTTGTCCGACACCGAAGCCTATACCCTGCTGACCCTCAATGCCCCGCCGAAAAACGATCAGGAAGAGGCCTGGGCGCGGTCGATTGTCAAAGAGTTGGCCGGGCATGCCCTGGCGGTCGATGTGGCGCGGCATTTGGTCGAGAAACGGGGCTATCGGACGGTCTGGGAGGGGATACAAAAGCGGGATGTCGCGGCCCTCCACTTGGCGGAGCGGCTGCGCCTGGAACTGCCCAACGGTCATGATGTCAGCATTGCCAACACCTTACTGTCCAGCCTGACCCTTTTATCGGATGAGGAACGGGATGCCTTGCGCCTCGCCGCCTGCGGCGCCCCCTCTCTTCCCCTGCCGCTTGATTTTTTGGCAAAGGTGATCGCGCAGACGGACGGGCACAAACCCAACGAGGACGATGCCTTTGTCGCAGCAGACGGCGCCGCCTCTCACTCCCTGTGTGAGGTCGCCGACGGGATGTATCAGGTCCACCCTCTGGTCTGCCGCACCGTCCTGCACGCCTATACCGATGCCCGGCAAAGCCAACTGCGAGAGGCCATGGTCACGGCACTCCAGAAGATTCTACCCGCCGTGGCAGATATCCGATCCCACAGCGACCTCGCCCCCCTCATTCCCCACGCTCAAGCCCTGACCGCTGCCCCAAAGACAGAAGCGGAGGCTGGTGTGTTGGGGTGGGTTGGCTGGTTTTACTCGGAGGCCGGCCTCGCCGGTCCGGCTCGGGACGCATACCATACCGTGGTCGAAACGCACCGCCGGCTTTTGGGTCCTGAGCATCCGGCCACCTTGAGCAGCCAGAACAATCTGGCGGAAACCCTGCGCGCCCAGGGCGACCTTGCCGGGGCGCGGGCGTTGCAGGAGGAGGTTCTTTCTGTTCGTCGTCGCGTTCTTGGTCCTGAGCATCCGGCCACCTTGACCAGCCAGAACAATCTGGCGGGAACCCTGAAAGCCCAGGGCGATCCTGCCGGGGCGCGGGCGTTGGAGGAGGAGGTTCTTTCTGTTCGTCGTCGCGTTCTTGGTCCTGAGCATCCGGACACCTTGAGCAGCCAGAACAATCTGGCGTYAACCCTTTCTGCCCAGGGCGACCATGCCGGGGCGCGGGYGTTGCAGGAGGAGGTTCTTTCTGTTCKTCGTCGCGTTCTTGGTCCTGAGCATCCGGACACCTTGAGAAGCCAGAACAATCTGGCGTCAACCCTTTGGGCGCAGGGCGACCATGCCGGGGCGCGGGCGTTGCAGGAGGAGGTTCTTTCTGTTCGTCGTCGCGTTCTTGGTCCTGAGCATCCGGACACCTTGACCAGCCAGAACAATCTGGCGTCAACCCTGAAAGCCCAGGGCGACCATGCCGGGGCGCGGGCGTTGCAGGAGGAGGTTCTTTCTGTTCGTCGTCGCGTTCTTGGTCCTGAGCATCCGGACACCTTGAATAGCCAGGGTATTCTGGCGCTCATCGTGGCCCAGATGAAAGAGCTTGACCTTGCCCGCGCTATGCTGGCCGAAGCGGTTTCGGGGTTGCGCAAAGTTCTTGGCCCTCAGCATCCTAAGACTCAAGCCGCCGAGGCGGTTCTAGCGCGTCTTCAATGA
- the cas2e gene encoding type I-E CRISPR-associated endoribonuclease Cas2e has product MLVIVVENAPPRLRGRLAVWLLEVRAGVYVGDYGARIRDMIWRQVQENIGDGNGVIVWSAPTDAGYDLDTCGAHRRIPVDFDGLRLVSFLPPPTQGTPDKQEQ; this is encoded by the coding sequence ATGTTGGTCATCGTGGTTGAAAATGCGCCGCCTCGTTTGCGAGGACGGCTTGCCGTATGGCTGCTCGAAGTTCGCGCTGGGGTCTATGTCGGGGACTACGGCGCCCGAATACGCGACATGATCTGGCGGCAGGTCCAGGAAAACATCGGCGACGGCAACGGCGTGATCGTGTGGAGTGCCCCCACCGATGCCGGATACGACCTGGACACCTGCGGAGCCCATCGCCGAATTCCCGTCGATTTCGATGGTCTACGTCTGGTTTCCTTCCTCCCTCCCCCCACCCAGGGAACACCGGACAAGCAAGAACAATAA
- the cas1e gene encoding type I-E CRISPR-associated endonuclease Cas1e has translation MTNGLPGLTPPRPLPLKDRAGLVFIEKGQLDVIDGTFVIVDATGVRTVIPVGGVTCLMLEPGTRVSHAAVALAARAGTLMIWVGEAGVRLYAAGQPGGARSDRLLYQARLALEDGPRLAVVRRMYEIRFGEPAPERRSIDQLRGIEGARVRALYKGLAQQYNATWDGRLYDPDDFESGDLANRCLSAATACLHALAEAAILAAGYAPAIGFLHTGKPRSFAYDIADLFKFDTVVPVAFRVTGAVQTHRPIEGRPVGDPVRAVRLLCRDAFRRTRLLEKIIPTIEDVLAAGGLTVPDPAPEAQPVAIQERPSGDVGHRG, from the coding sequence ATGACCAACGGCCTGCCAGGATTGACACCCCCGCGTCCCCTGCCCCTCAAGGATCGGGCGGGCTTGGTGTTCATCGAAAAAGGTCAGCTTGATGTGATCGACGGTACCTTTGTGATCGTCGATGCCACGGGGGTGAGGACGGTCATCCCCGTGGGCGGCGTGACCTGCCTTATGCTGGAGCCGGGCACGCGGGTCAGCCATGCTGCCGTGGCTCTGGCGGCACGAGCAGGAACCTTGATGATTTGGGTGGGCGAGGCCGGGGTGCGCTTGTATGCCGCTGGTCAGCCCGGGGGAGCGCGCTCCGATCGCCTGCTCTATCAGGCCCGCTTGGCCCTGGAGGACGGGCCGCGTCTTGCCGTGGTGCGGCGGATGTATGAGATCCGCTTTGGCGAGCCGGCCCCGGAACGCCGCTCGATCGACCAACTCCGGGGGATCGAGGGAGCCCGGGTGCGCGCCCTCTACAAAGGACTGGCGCAGCAATACAACGCGACCTGGGATGGCCGCCTCTACGACCCCGACGACTTCGAAAGCGGCGACCTTGCCAATCGCTGCCTCTCCGCCGCCACAGCCTGCTTGCACGCGCTGGCCGAGGCGGCGATCTTGGCCGCAGGCTACGCTCCCGCCATCGGCTTTCTTCACACCGGTAAACCCCGCTCGTTTGCCTATGATATCGCAGATCTCTTCAAGTTCGACACCGTGGTCCCCGTCGCCTTCCGTGTGACGGGCGCGGTTCAGACCCATCGCCCCATCGAGGGACGGCCCGTTGGCGACCCGGTGCGCGCGGTGCGCCTTTTGTGCCGTGATGCGTTTCGTCGAACCCGCCTCTTGGAAAAAATCATTCCAACCATTGAGGACGTGCTGGCCGCCGGAGGGTTGACGGTCCCCGACCCTGCCCCGGAGGCCCAGCCGGTGGCGATCCAGGAAAGGCCTTCAGGAGATGTTGGTCATCGTGGTTGA
- the cas6e gene encoding type I-E CRISPR-associated protein Cas6/Cse3/CasE, with protein sequence MIPWTLSRVSIRKTVATRALVGLLLPEGPDKPVAPATGHRLIWSLFADAPDRSRDFLWRALDPGRFLVLSHRPPCDPHGLFDIDTKPFDVRFRAGQRLDFSLRANPTVARRREGRRSQRCDVVMNALHALPPDEDRRTARPRLEREQGVAWLEARAAACGFALARHDDTPLVRVTGYRPHRLARSGAEPLRFSSLDLDGTLTVIDPERLYASIQRGIGSGKAFGCGLLLVRPALS encoded by the coding sequence ATGATCCCCTGGACCCTCAGCCGGGTGTCGATCCGCAAAACGGTCGCCACGCGAGCGCTGGTTGGGCTGCTTTTACCCGAGGGACCAGACAAGCCGGTCGCCCCGGCCACCGGACATCGCCTCATCTGGTCGTTGTTCGCCGATGCGCCGGACCGATCGCGCGATTTCCTGTGGCGGGCCCTGGACCCCGGCCGCTTCCTGGTCTTGTCGCATCGGCCGCCTTGCGATCCGCATGGCCTGTTCGACATCGACACCAAGCCCTTTGACGTGCGCTTTCGGGCGGGACAACGGCTGGATTTCTCGCTGCGGGCCAACCCGACCGTGGCCCGACGGCGCGAGGGGCGTCGCTCACAACGCTGCGATGTGGTTATGAACGCCCTGCACGCCCTCCCCCCCGACGAAGACCGCCGCACCGCCCGCCCCCGCCTGGAGCGCGAGCAGGGGGTGGCGTGGCTGGAGGCGCGGGCGGCCGCGTGCGGCTTTGCCCTCGCCCGTCACGACGACACCCCCCTGGTGCGTGTCACCGGCTATCGGCCGCATCGCCTCGCCCGCTCGGGGGCAGAGCCCCTCCGGTTCTCCAGCCTGGATCTTGATGGCACCCTGACCGTCATTGATCCCGAGCGGCTTTATGCCAGCATCCAGCGCGGGATCGGCAGCGGCAAAGCCTTCGGCTGCGGCCTGCTCCTGGTGCGCCCGGCGCTGTCGTGA
- the cas5e gene encoding type I-E CRISPR-associated protein Cas5/CasD — protein MTLFLTLTLYAPLAAFGAIAVGETRPSWPRPGRSAVLGVVAAALGLARDEEEALASLGRDLGLAVRDDAPGQPLSDYHTTQVPAQKRGRVHRTRQEELAAPDLNTILSQREYRTDALHSVALWRRPTADPAGPSLEAVAQALRRPGFAPYLGRRSCPFGLPLDPQLIEAATAAEALAARVVKAPEQALRTRLKATGQRLAVDLDAPDRALRHQPSERIETRRDEPLCWGRRQFRERAVAVFTPKTTEEARS, from the coding sequence ATGACGCTGTTCTTGACCCTCACCTTGTATGCGCCCCTGGCGGCCTTTGGTGCAATCGCGGTGGGCGAAACCCGCCCAAGCTGGCCGCGACCGGGGCGCTCGGCGGTGCTGGGAGTGGTGGCGGCCGCCCTGGGCCTCGCGCGTGACGAGGAGGAGGCCCTGGCAAGCCTGGGGCGCGACCTAGGCCTTGCGGTGCGCGACGACGCCCCGGGTCAGCCCCTCAGCGACTACCACACGACCCAGGTTCCTGCGCAAAAACGCGGCCGGGTCCATCGCACGCGCCAGGAGGAACTGGCGGCACCGGACCTCAACACCATCTTGTCGCAGCGCGAGTATCGGACAGACGCTCTGCACAGCGTCGCCTTGTGGCGCCGGCCCACGGCCGATCCGGCGGGACCGTCGCTGGAGGCCGTGGCCCAAGCTCTACGGCGGCCGGGGTTTGCGCCTTATCTGGGACGGCGGAGTTGTCCCTTCGGCCTGCCCCTCGACCCCCAACTGATTGAAGCAGCAACGGCGGCCGAGGCCCTAGCGGCCCGGGTCGTGAAAGCACCGGAGCAAGCCCTGCGCACCCGGCTCAAGGCCACGGGGCAGCGTCTCGCCGTCGATCTTGATGCCCCCGATCGCGCCTTACGTCACCAACCGTCCGAGCGGATCGAAACCCGGCGCGACGAGCCCCTCTGCTGGGGCCGGCGACAGTTTCGCGAGCGCGCGGTGGCGGTCTTCACACCCAAAACGACAGAGGAGGCCCGGTCATGA
- the cas7e gene encoding type I-E CRISPR-associated protein Cas7/Cse4/CasC yields MTTFVQIHALTAYPAANLNRDDSGRPKTVTMGGVPRLRVSSQSLKRAWRTSDAFQQALDGHLGQRTKRLGDEVVLPHLLDRGMTRERAEAVAKAIADVFGKLEGDDKNPLHLRQLAFISPEERAAALALADRALAGEAVEKEKIPADAVLRRADTAADIAMFGRMLADDPRYNREAAVQVAHAITTHRVVVEDDYFTAVDDLKAEGDADDTGAGHVGVQEFGSGLFYLYACINRDLLRANLKGDTGLADTAEQALVRAMATVVPKGKINAFAHHTRASLVLVEHGHFQPRGLSTAFLKPVRGETIMSESIQALKAQRHAFDTAYGETPAHAVLDTTGVWDERSATVTSLEALLAFVKEGRR; encoded by the coding sequence ATGACGACCTTTGTCCAAATTCACGCCCTGACCGCCTACCCGGCTGCCAACCTCAACCGCGATGACAGCGGGCGGCCCAAGACGGTCACTATGGGCGGCGTGCCCCGCTTGCGTGTGTCGAGCCAATCGTTGAAGCGGGCGTGGCGGACCTCGGACGCATTTCAGCAAGCCCTTGACGGTCACTTGGGCCAGCGCACCAAACGCTTGGGCGACGAGGTCGTCTTGCCGCACCTCCTCGACCGGGGCATGACGCGCGAACGGGCCGAGGCGGTGGCCAAGGCGATCGCCGATGTGTTCGGTAAGCTGGAGGGCGACGACAAAAATCCCCTGCATCTGCGGCAACTGGCCTTTATTAGTCCCGAGGAACGCGCCGCCGCCCTAGCCCTGGCCGATCGAGCCTTGGCCGGGGAGGCGGTCGAGAAGGAAAAAATCCCCGCAGACGCCGTGTTGCGCCGCGCCGACACCGCCGCCGACATTGCCATGTTTGGCCGGATGCTGGCCGACGATCCTCGCTACAACCGCGAAGCGGCCGTGCAGGTGGCCCATGCCATCACCACCCACCGCGTGGTGGTGGAAGACGATTACTTCACCGCCGTGGACGACCTGAAGGCCGAGGGCGATGCCGACGACACCGGGGCCGGCCATGTCGGGGTGCAGGAGTTCGGCTCGGGCCTGTTTTATCTGTATGCCTGCATTAACCGCGACCTACTACGCGCCAACCTGAAAGGAGACACGGGCCTGGCCGACACCGCCGAGCAAGCACTGGTGCGGGCCATGGCCACGGTGGTGCCCAAGGGCAAGATCAACGCCTTTGCCCACCACACCCGGGCCAGCCTTGTTCTGGTGGAACACGGTCACTTCCAGCCCCGCGGCTTGTCGACAGCGTTCCTCAAGCCGGTGCGGGGCGAGACTATCATGTCCGAGTCCATCCAAGCCCTAAAAGCGCAGCGTCACGCCTTTGATACGGCGTATGGCGAAACCCCGGCCCATGCCGTGCTTGATACCACCGGGGTGTGGGACGAGCGCTCGGCCACGGTGACGTCGCTGGAGGCCCTGCTGGCGTTTGTCAAGGAGGGGCGGAGATGA